The nucleotide sequence GAGGCGACCGAGCTCCTGCGCGATCGACGCTTCATCGGCGGGGCCGACAACGAGAAGCGGCACGGATGTCGCCACCGCGAGCGACGCACCTCGCACTATCGCATCGTGGTCGTCCTCAGGCGCGAGGACGACGAACGGAGCCCTGCCGAAGAACTGCTGCGAGGCAGAAAGCGCGATACCGCCGTCACCATCGCCCACTACCTCCGGGACCGGCTGACCCGTTTCGGAGTCAGTTTCCTTCGGGACGTGCTCGTTCACTTGCGCTGGGGCATTATCCCCGGCCCGGCCTGGAATGGCGCACCCTGGGGACAGAGAGACGCCCACGACACATACTGCGGCAACTACTAGCCCCTTTACCCGACCACGCACAAGAACTCCCCCTACTTCGGCATCAGCACGCTGCCAAGGTACCCCGGATTCCTCGCCGAACCGTGGTCGAACACGCGGCTAGCTGTGCCGCTTTTGCCTGGTAATGACTGAGAACGTCACCACGCGCCCATCGGACCTTCACCGGCCCCCTCCGGTTGGCAACCAAGTCGTCCAGCTCAGCCAGGAGGCAGTCATCGAGGCCGGCGATCTTCGCAGCCAAACGGCCGGATTCACGCCCCACGTTCCATTGCTCAGCCAGAGCTGCCGAACCCGACTCGACCATTAAGGGTTCGGTACCTGGGTGACGCTTGATCGAATCAAGTACCGCACGTAACTGCGCATTATCTGCACTTCCGTACGAGTCCCCCGTTCCACTGGCGCCCGTATGGTCCACCCAGGACCACACAAACCGTGGACCTTCAGGACCTGCGTCCTCTGCCGCGGAACTCGCTACTGCGGTGCTCACGATGATCATGGCCGCACACTACGGACGGGGTATGACAAGTTTCGTTTGCAGAACCACGGGCACTCTTGGAAAACCTGAGAACCAGTTAGGAGGCTCGCGGCTCACCACCTAGTCCCGGAAAGTTCTCGTACTCTGGATTAAAGGCTGCTAGGAGCTCAACGGACGGAGGCCTGGCGTGGATTTGTCAGCGCATGTGCTCGATCGTGTCGCTGCTGGGTGTCGCCGCTACCTGGGCTCGCCTGAGGTGTGGCCAGCAGCAGAGTGGTACCGCCGGAGTCTCGGTCTCTGCGTGATCGACGCGATCCAGGCGACAGCGGGTCACTATCCCACCGCACTGTCAGTCGCAAGTCGTTACTGCGCATACAGGTCCGCTCAAGGGGTCCTCGAACACGACGATGGGATCCGTGCGTTGCTGCGAACATTCGAGGAATCCGGCTCGGCTCATGCCTGGGCCGGTAAAGTCGCTACTTACAAGCGCCGGGACTCCAGCCCAGCACAACGAGTAAAGGCCCGATCGATCGGTAAAGCAGCCGACGCGTTCTACGGTCTGCGTGTGGACTCGACCGCTGACCTCGCTGCTCTTCAGAGACATCCCGAAACGCGAGCCCTTCTAGTGCGGGCCTGGCGCTCAGTTGTGAGCCATGGCTTCGCTGCGAACTGGGACTATTTGCTGACAATCGCGGGCGTCATTCCCGTTGAGTCCACGTGGTCTATGGAAAGCTGCTTACCATTCATGCGCACGGTGCTCGACCTCCCCAGCGTGACTGGCGATGCCGAGGAATTGGGCTCCGTTGTGCATGCGGTCGCCCAGCGACTAGACGTCGCCAATGTTGACCTGGTCGTGTCGATCCGCAGATGGAACGCCTCTCACCGCGTCTTGCTCGAGCCGACGCTCGCAAATACCGCTTTCACCGAACTGGAAGATCCGATCGCGGTCAATTAGCGTCCCTCTTACGCGCAACCGCCCTGATACGCAGTGGCAATACGAACCACATTGATATGAACATCGCGACAATCCCGAGCGCCACGATTGCTGTGGGGACGGGTCCAAATGTCACCTTGACGATGAGGGCTATGACCACGGCGATCGCCCCAAAAAGCGCTGTGGTGCCGATTAGAGCAGCACGATTTCCTGCCGTCACCACTTCCCTGCGTAGACCCTCTCCGAACAGCATTCGGTGCCAGACCACCGGTCCAACAAGGCATGCCGTTGAGAGGGCAGTGAGGAGAACCGCGATGAGGTGCAGACTCTTTTCGAAGGTCGAAGCCTCACGGAAGCGCTCAGTAAATGCGACTGCCAGAAGAAAGCCGAACAGAATCTGAACCGACGCTTGAGCCACGCGCAGTTCGCTGAGTAGATCGGTCATATTGCGACTGAGCCGCGTGTAATGCGGCTCAGCGTCCGCCGCCGACCGACGTTTCGCCGACGGTGCGCGATCTTCGCTTTTCATAGGGATTCAATATTAGTCCGGGATCTGGCGTGCAGCCGCGATACCGAAGTTGCTGTTCATCGCGTATTCACGCATCGACCATCCCGGTACAACCCGGCGTAGGTGTCGCGCGCCGATCATCCACTGATGCGGATCGTGCAGTTGGCTAACTTCTACGGACCCCGCTCCGGCGGCCTGCGCACTGCGCTGAACAACTGGGGGGCTGCCTACGCAGCGGTCGGCCATGAGGTCACCGTTGTCGTGCCAGGCCCCCGAGATCGAGAAGAGGTGCTCCCCTCTGGCGTACGCCGGATAGTCCTCGCTTCCCTGCTGCTGCCGCGTACAGGCGGGTACCGAGTGGCAGATCCCCGGCGGGTCGCCGACGTGCTGCGTGGAGTCGGCCCAGACGCGATAGAGGTCTCTGACAGGTTGACCCTGCGTGGTTTCGGCCGCTGGGCACGCCAGCGGGGGATTCCGAGCGTCGTCGTTTCGCATGAGCGTTTGGACAGGCTGCTCGGCCAGATCATGCCAGTGCCGGCAGCACAGCGACTCGCAAACATCGCCAACGCACACATGGCACGGGACTACGACACCGTGGTGTGTACGACAGAGTTCGCTGCGGCAGAATTTCGGTCGATCGATGCCACCAACGTTCGCCGGGTGCCACTGGGCGTTGACATGCACCGCTACCATCCGGCCCAGCGAAGCGAGGAAATGCATCTCAGCCTGATGCCGAACGGGGGCGTCCTCCTCGTTCACAGCGGCAGACTTTCGGTGGAAAAGCACGTTGAGCGCAGCATTGATGCCACCCGGGCGCTGCGCGACGCCGGGTATTGCGTTCATTTGGTCATCGCTGGCGACGGGCCCCGGCGCGATCGACTCGAACGGAGAGCCCGCGGACTTCCAGTGACATTCGCTGGATTCATCGACGATCAGCAGCAGCTGGCCAGACTGCTCGCGACAGCAGATGTCTCCCTTGCGCCGGGACCACACGAGACCTTTTGTCTTTCAGCGCTCGAGTCACTGGCATCAGGGACGCCGGTCGTGGCCTCTCACTCGTCCGCGTTGCACGAGATCATCAGGCCGGGTTGCGGAGCGGTAGCCGCCGACACGGATGGCGCGTTCGCCGACGCTGTTATGCATATCGTGCAGCAACCGCGCGATGCTGTCCGCGCTGCGGCTCGCGAGCGTGCCGAACAGTTCGGCTGGGGAGCGTCCGCAGCCGGAATGCTCGACGCTCTCACCCGAACTGCTGGCTTGCCCCTGCTAGCTTCGGTCCCGAAATGACTTTCGCGGCCGTTCATCAGATTTCGCGGGACGATTCCTGTCAGCGCTGCGGTCGTTCCCGCGGGGAGCACCGTCGTCCTTGCGCAGGCCGATACGCACCCCGCCGATCCGGGTCGCACGCAACGCGTCGAAGACCTCGCCAGGCAACTCTGCGGGAAGCTCCACGAGGCTGTAGTCCGACCGGATATCGATGTATCCGAAGTCGTCGCGATTCAGTCCGCCTTCATTCGCGAGAGCACCAACGATCGCACCCGGAGCGACCTTGTTCTTCTTCCCGACGTTGATTCGGTACGTCGCCATTCGGCGATCGCCAGCTACCCTGCGGCGACCACCGGCCGGCTTATCTGAGAACTTGCTACCGGATTTTTCGCGGCCTTCCCGCCCAGGACGCTCGCTGCGCGGACGCTCCGGGGGGTCTGGCTTCAGGAAGAAGGTATCGCCGTCTGTTGACTGCACTGCGAGCGCGGCGGCGATATCCGCCATGCAAACGTCATGCTCACGCTCGTATCCTTCGATCAGGCGACGGAAGAGCGCGAGGTCCGGATTCGATAGGTTTTCCGTAATCGCGTCCTCGAATCGCGACACGCGCTGCGCGTTCACGTCCTCGACGGTGGGAACCTGAATCTCTTCCAATGGCTGGCCGGTTGAGCGCTCGATGGAACGCAACAATCGCCGCTCACGGGGTGTGACGAACAGCAACGCTTCTCCGCTGCGGCCGGCACGTCCGGTTCGACCGATGCGGTGAACGTAGGAGTCGTTGTCGGTAGGAATATCAAAGTTGACAACGTGGGAGATGCGTTCGACATCAAGTCCGCGCGCCACCACATCTGTGGCCACCAGAATGTCGATCTTCCCCGCGCGGAGTTCCCCGACAATTCGTTCTCGCACAGGCTGCGGAATGTCACCGTTCAAGGACGTCGACGCGAACCCGCGTGCTCGCAGTTTCTCCGCAAGCTCGTCAGTAGCCTGCTTTGTCCGCACGAAGATGAGCATCGCATCGAACGGCTCGACCTCGAGGAACCTGGTGAGGGCGTCGAGTTTACGTGCGTGCGAAACCAGAACCCAGCGCTGATTGATCGTGTCTGAGGTCTTCGTTGTGGACTTGATCGTGACTTCTGCGGGATCACGCAAGTACGTGCGGGAGATCTCGCGGATCGCGCGCGGCATCGTGGCCGAGAACAGCGCGGACTGACGCCCCTCGGGGGCCATCGCGAGGATGCGCTCGACATCCTCCTGGAAACCCATCTTCAACATTTCGTCGGCTTCATCCAAGACCAAGAATCTCAGCTGCGAGATGTCGAGGGTGCCGCGTGTCAGATGGTCGATGACCCGGCCAGGAGTGCCAACAATGATGTGGGCGCCGCGGCGCAGGCCGGACAACTGGACACCGTAGCTCTGACCACCATAGATAGGGAGCACACGGATGCCGGGCAGGTGCACCGAGTACCGGCCGAACGCTTCCGCGACCTGAATGGCGAGCTCACGAGTAGGCGTGAGGACCAGTGCCTGAGGCCGTGCGTGCTCTTCGTCAATTCTCGTCAGGATCGGGGTTGCGAACGCCGCAGTCTTTCCGGTTCCCGTTTGGGCAAGACCAACGACGTCACGACCCGCGACGAGGTGCGGGATGGTCGCCAACTGAATGGGCGACGGGGTTTCATAGCCGACGTCTCCCAGTGCCCGTAGCACTCGATCGTCGATTCCAAGACCGGCGAACGAAGCCTGGTCGGGTTCACTGTTACTCATTAGCTACTCAGTCTACTGCCTCGTGAGCAGCATTATTACCGCGTGTCCCCCATTGAGAAAAACCACCGGCGCGTCGGTTCCGTGATTCTTTCGTGATAGGTGCAACACTCAGGCTAGAGCGTGCGATACATCACCCAGGAAGGTCTTTGGCTAACCAGCCGGACCAGCGCGGAGCACCGGGAGGGATCGTGAGTGCTTTAGCAACGTCGTCGGCGCGACGTACCGAAAGCAGGCAGCCGCACAACGCCTCAGAAACGTCGCTGAACGGCGCCCTCGCTCCAAGTGCTCCAAACTACGTTGCAGGCGTCGCGGCAATCTGCCAGAACGCCCTCGGTCCCCGTTCTGGCTGGCTTGCCCGCAGCGCGCTCGCTCAAAGCCTCGCTCTGTGCACGATCGAAGCCGCCCAGGCAACATGCTCAGACTTCATCGCCGTGAGCAATGTGATCGATCGCTACCAGGCCTATCGCGCCACCCGCGGGTATCTCGGCAATAAGGACGGACTGCGGGATCTGCTCGAGACTTTCGATGACGTAGGTGGGCCAGCGATCTGGGCGGGCAAAGTCGGGAATTTCAGGCGGCGTTACACGGGTGACGGCCCAGCCGTCTGCGCGGCCGGGATCTTTCACGTTGCTGACGCCTTCTACCGCGCTGGCGTGAACTCTGCACTCGACCTCACAAAAGCGCTGGCGGACAGAAGCCGCCGAGCCGTGATAGAGCAAGGGTGGAGAAATGGCCTAGGCGATCCAGGCGACCGCTCGTGGCGACATCTGCTGGCCCTGACTGGCCCAATCGATCCGGCTCTCGAGGCCAGCGCTGTAATGGCATTGCTTGAGCTCACAGCAAGCCCATCCGCAGCGACATCTGCGTTCGATAGCGTGACGAATACCGCCGAGGCGTTAGGGGTACCGGTCGGTACGCTTCGATTTACGATTCTAAGATGGTATTTGTCAGACACGGCAACCATTCCCGAACAGCCGCTGCGCACCACTGCGGTGTAGTCACCTTGCCTTCCCCTGCGGGAACTCGAAACCTCGCTCCCAACCCTTGTGCGCCAGAAGCAGCAGGCCTGAGATAATGGCTGCGAAGGACCGGTGAGTGCCATGACGTACACGAACCGACAGCAAGCAGGCGCGGTTCTCGCCAGCGAACTGCGCCAGTTTATTGACGACTCACCCGTCGTCCTGGGGCTGCCGCGCGGTGGTGTGCCCGTTGCGGCCGCGATCGCAGACGCGTTGCACGCCGATCTGGACATCATCGTGGTGCGCAAACTAGGCGTGCCACATCATCGCGAGCTTGCGATGGGCGCGATCGGCGAAGGCGGGGTGGAGATACTCAACGATGACGTGATCTCTTCCGCCCGCGTAAATCCGCGCGACATCTCAATCACGGAGAACCGCGAACTCAAAGAACTCTCCAGGCGGGCCGAGGAGTTCCGGGAAGGATCTCCCCCAATTCCGCTGCAAGGAAGAATCGCGATCATCGTGGATGATGGCATCGCGACGGGCGCGACAGCCGCCGCGGCGTGTGACGTCGCCCGGGCCCACAATGCGCGAAAGGTTGTGCTCGCTGCTCCAGTGGCCGCCAGCCAGGCCATAGAGCGTCTGCACGATCATTGTGACGCTGTCGTGTGCCCCCTCATAACCCCCGACCTTGGCGCGGTGGGATTGTGGTTTCAGGACTTCCACCAGGTGCCGGATGCAGAGGTGATAGAGATTCTCCGTGCTCACCGCTAACCGGGCCTGATCCACCCCGCGCTTCGGGTAGCGTAAGTAACACCGTGAATACACTGACAGCAGGCACAATGAGTGATCAATTCGACGCCTGGCCAGGGCCGTTCGGCGCAGCCGGCCGGGCACAACGGCGACATGCACCGGTGCCCGCAGTACGGGATAGCAGCGACCTCGTCGTCGGGCTTGCCCTCGGCGGTGGCGCGGCTCTGGGCGCGGCTCATGTGGGAGTCTTGTCGGCGCTTGAGGACGCTGGCGTCAAGATCGGTGTTGTGGTGGGAACCAGCGCAGGCGCCCTTATCGGTGCCGGCTATGCCTCTGGAATGTCGGTCCGGCTGCTCGACAAGATCATCAGAAGCGCCGAGTGGCGCGACTTCGGACGTTTGACAGTTCCGCGCAAACTTGGCGTGCTCGATCCGGCTGCGCTGGCTGGCACTATAGAACGGTTCGTTGGGGAGCGCGAAATCGAAGCTCTACCACGCCGTTTCGCAGCGGTCGCGACAGACCTTCGCACGCTCGCACCCACCTTGCTCGATTCTGGCCCGGTGCCCACCGCACTGCTGGCGACGATCGCGGTTCCGGGACTGTTCCCCCCTGTCCGCATCGGTGACGCGTTGCTGATCGATGGTGCGTTCAGCTCGAACGTTCCCACTTGGGGTGCCCGACTCCTCGGCGCCGACCGCGTCATCACAGTCCGGCTGACTCCAGAGCGCACGATGCGCCCAATGGCGCTGTTACGGCAGGCCATGGGCGGGTTCGATGATGAGACGCCTGACATCTTGATCACCCCGGATACAACCAAACATTCCCGCTGGTCTGCGAGCGGCGTCCCCGCGCTCATTCAGGCTGGTCGAGACGCTACCGAAGCCGTCATGGACGACATCAACGAGTTGATCCTTCGGCGGTCAGCCGATGAGGAAGCCAGCCACAACCCGGATTTAAGCAGCAAGGTGCGGTAGAAAGAAACCGTGCAGCTCCGCAGAGGCCGTGACGGCGAAGAGTTTCCGTCTGAAAAGACCGAGCTCGCGGTCCCCGACGATAATCCGGGGTTCGCGGGACGCATCGTGATGCGAATGCTCGACCGGGGCGTACACATCCCCGGACCGGTTATCGCTAGCTTCGTGCAGAACCTACGAACGAAGCACCCTGACGAAACCCCCGCTCAGATCGTCGGCCGCATCGACAGCTTCTTTCTCAACACAGTCACCGCGAGCGGGGCTGCCGTTGGCGCGACCGCAGCAGTTCCTGGAGTCGGTACCGTCGCAGCACTTGCCGCGGCGGGCGGCGAGACCGCCGTCTTCGTTGCGACTAGCGCTTTCTACACGCTTGCGCTGGCTGAGGTCTACGGACTGCCACTCGATGACATTGAGCGGCGCCGGGCGCTCGTGAT is from Hoyosella subflava DQS3-9A1 and encodes:
- a CDS encoding patatin-like phospholipase family protein, translated to MSDQFDAWPGPFGAAGRAQRRHAPVPAVRDSSDLVVGLALGGGAALGAAHVGVLSALEDAGVKIGVVVGTSAGALIGAGYASGMSVRLLDKIIRSAEWRDFGRLTVPRKLGVLDPAALAGTIERFVGEREIEALPRRFAAVATDLRTLAPTLLDSGPVPTALLATIAVPGLFPPVRIGDALLIDGAFSSNVPTWGARLLGADRVITVRLTPERTMRPMALLRQAMGGFDDETPDILITPDTTKHSRWSASGVPALIQAGRDATEAVMDDINELILRRSADEEASHNPDLSSKVR
- a CDS encoding DEAD/DEAH box helicase, whose translation is MSNSEPDQASFAGLGIDDRVLRALGDVGYETPSPIQLATIPHLVAGRDVVGLAQTGTGKTAAFATPILTRIDEEHARPQALVLTPTRELAIQVAEAFGRYSVHLPGIRVLPIYGGQSYGVQLSGLRRGAHIIVGTPGRVIDHLTRGTLDISQLRFLVLDEADEMLKMGFQEDVERILAMAPEGRQSALFSATMPRAIREISRTYLRDPAEVTIKSTTKTSDTINQRWVLVSHARKLDALTRFLEVEPFDAMLIFVRTKQATDELAEKLRARGFASTSLNGDIPQPVRERIVGELRAGKIDILVATDVVARGLDVERISHVVNFDIPTDNDSYVHRIGRTGRAGRSGEALLFVTPRERRLLRSIERSTGQPLEEIQVPTVEDVNAQRVSRFEDAITENLSNPDLALFRRLIEGYEREHDVCMADIAAALAVQSTDGDTFFLKPDPPERPRSERPGREGREKSGSKFSDKPAGGRRRVAGDRRMATYRINVGKKNKVAPGAIVGALANEGGLNRDDFGYIDIRSDYSLVELPAELPGEVFDALRATRIGGVRIGLRKDDGAPRGNDRSADRNRPAKSDERPRKSFRDRS
- a CDS encoding DUF6328 family protein — protein: MKSEDRAPSAKRRSAADAEPHYTRLSRNMTDLLSELRVAQASVQILFGFLLAVAFTERFREASTFEKSLHLIAVLLTALSTACLVGPVVWHRMLFGEGLRREVVTAGNRAALIGTTALFGAIAVVIALIVKVTFGPVPTAIVALGIVAMFISMWFVLPLRIRAVARKRDAN
- a CDS encoding PLP-dependent aminotransferase family protein, which encodes MSALATSSARRTESRQPHNASETSLNGALAPSAPNYVAGVAAICQNALGPRSGWLARSALAQSLALCTIEAAQATCSDFIAVSNVIDRYQAYRATRGYLGNKDGLRDLLETFDDVGGPAIWAGKVGNFRRRYTGDGPAVCAAGIFHVADAFYRAGVNSALDLTKALADRSRRAVIEQGWRNGLGDPGDRSWRHLLALTGPIDPALEASAVMALLELTASPSAATSAFDSVTNTAEALGVPVGTLRFTILRWYLSDTATIPEQPLRTTAV
- a CDS encoding phosphoribosyltransferase; this encodes MTYTNRQQAGAVLASELRQFIDDSPVVLGLPRGGVPVAAAIADALHADLDIIVVRKLGVPHHRELAMGAIGEGGVEILNDDVISSARVNPRDISITENRELKELSRRAEEFREGSPPIPLQGRIAIIVDDGIATGATAAAACDVARAHNARKVVLAAPVAASQAIERLHDHCDAVVCPLITPDLGAVGLWFQDFHQVPDAEVIEILRAHR
- a CDS encoding glycosyltransferase yields the protein MRIVQLANFYGPRSGGLRTALNNWGAAYAAVGHEVTVVVPGPRDREEVLPSGVRRIVLASLLLPRTGGYRVADPRRVADVLRGVGPDAIEVSDRLTLRGFGRWARQRGIPSVVVSHERLDRLLGQIMPVPAAQRLANIANAHMARDYDTVVCTTEFAAAEFRSIDATNVRRVPLGVDMHRYHPAQRSEEMHLSLMPNGGVLLVHSGRLSVEKHVERSIDATRALRDAGYCVHLVIAGDGPRRDRLERRARGLPVTFAGFIDDQQQLARLLATADVSLAPGPHETFCLSALESLASGTPVVASHSSALHEIIRPGCGAVAADTDGAFADAVMHIVQQPRDAVRAAARERAEQFGWGASAAGMLDALTRTAGLPLLASVPK